The stretch of DNA AATTGCGATTTTGACATTAATCTTTCTTTGTGTATGAAAGTTATTTGTGActgtaatatgtatatagcTGTAATGTGTACAACATTACGGTTTGAATGCTGTTTCGTATGATTGCAGAGATTTACAATTGGATTTTCTCTCATGTACGAACGTCAAAATTTTCTATTGCCattctatttaataaagatCAATAAATATCCAGATAGCCAAATGTCAACAATATTGGCAGATTAACGgcaaatttgacattttttaattctggATTTTAATCACATTTGCTGTCAATTTGCCattattgctaatattttgCTTACTGAATATAGTAACTTACATACCGAAACATTTACAAGTACACTGCACATTATTTACATCGCACTTCAACTCATACATATTTCACGTCACCTACACTGACCATAAGATTGcgtttaatatgttattatccAAATTTTCATATGAACAACTTTTTTACGATGCATTTAAAGTAATTTCTCTCCATCCGCTATTTTACTTGCGACAACACATCACGATAATATCCGATTAAACATTATTCATAACTGTAACTGCAATACACCCTTTGTACATAGCAATTTACAATCAAGTCCAGTCATTCTTTACACATAATCGTTTACCATTATCTCCTCAACCGTAGACCACTGTGTTTAGCAATGCTTAATATCTAGTCCTCCCAATATTTTGTGGAATAAGTACCTACTTTTTGATTTTTCGATTAATTCAcaccaaaaataattttttctgtattttaaacttttcgcattaaaaatttatattatcagatataaaaattcccCATCTACGAGCATGCTTAATGCAAAGCGCGATCATTTGACTATGCTCTCGATTGCAATTGCAAATGGTGTATTTCTGTAAAAGTTGAAATCTAAACTTCTTATCGAGAATGATGcatactattatatatattgtaagtGCCAtccttttaaataatatttcgagcaataaaactttttaacgttctgttttatatttcgcgtgtgttttttttatacgattcACATCACTCATTAAAAAGAACCCTAATATAATATgcagattatttatttgctggaAATGCAAACCGGTGTAAGCGCGGAAGCgctcgatttttttctttttatatttttgaacacTATTAATCATTTCGTTTTCAcgctatatttttcattatacggaaactgattttatttattcacgaTTATCCCCTTGTTTCTTCGCATCAACTTGCATTTCTAGTCTACTTTCATCCCCATCCAACATTAATAGCTCGAACATAGCTTCTCAGAATCAGATGATCGCGTTTATTTATATGCGTGATTATAAAGTATCGTCCCAATTCCACTCCGCATTTCACCGCCGATTGCACATATCTATCTACCTACAATTACCTATTGTACTATAGCGATGGGTGAAGGAGCAAATGCTTGACGCGCCGGAACGTTCAGTGAATCCAGAGCACTACGACAGACAGCAAGCTTACCGAATCTTCTTTGAGAATATTAATGGCATTGCTTCGTATCTGGGCTTCACGAGAAAGTAACCGCAGTGCACCGTAAGGGACACAAACGCCTGATCGTAAAATGTCTATCGCCTATACATCATTGCTGCGCTAAGATGCATCATAAACGTCGAAACGAAAGAATCGATACATCTTTATGTAAAGCGAGATGTGTACTGCGCACAGCAGTACTTTCACCTACAATAAAGTACAAGACAATATTTACAGAGTATGTCATACTCGTCGTAGGACatgagaattaaaaatttttcgcggCATATCTATCGCACTTTAGTAACAACGAACTGAGCTTGTTGATTATAgcaaataatcaattttttttactgttgcTTTAGTCCATACGcattagtaataattttaatatacgtaatttatatatcgtgatttatatacaaagctctcttctttttttacacgCGTTAACGCAACGTTATAAAGTATGAATGCATATACGTGTTtgcttaattaatataatcgaagtggcataaaatataatttttatctgttcAGCAGTAGAACTGCAGAGTATATTCATAAgttataacatttttgtatGACATTTTGTAtgacaattaattattgcttcaAGTATtgttatataagtaaaatgtaaatactTAAACGCAGTGGCTCAGAAATTTGCACGATGGTGATATTTCTTGCATTAAACACATCTAGGATCAAAATGTACACTTTCTGTACCACTGTAACGACGTAGCTATTATTTTGTACTGTACTTTGTACATAATTacaatcgataaaataaagtcACTTTAACAAGAGTGCCATTTAATAGACCTCTACCTGTTTTTCTGTATCACTCTCAATTTGCAGAAAATGCACGTAAGTGGATAGAAAGaagtttgtattataaaagatgTTACACGGTTAATAGTCTGTTGAAATTAGTATCGTTGTATAACGACACCATATGTTAGTAATAAAGCACCAGTATAGCTTGATATTGCAAGAATTATACAAGGTATGGAATCGTGATACTTATTTGCTGCTTACATTGCTTTCACGCAACGTAAAcgtaagtatatatttttttactacagctttataaaatattttatttctaataaaattgcacaataaaattacataacaaataatattttagaaatatatccTTGCAAAAACTAATGTTGTGATAAATAAAGTGTTCAAACATTTAATGTTCCAGTTCTAGTAATCATAATAgccaattttcaaaattttttaggcTAATAAGCGACTTTAAACAAAATAGTCAAAATTTTCCACAAAATTTCTAAgtagtttaattaattcattagtTTGTgactaataaatatacatacgagaattttatgtattatctattataaaattattaccgCATTGTACATAACAGAAGttacgatatttatttattgacgctaataataactaaattattttcaggataccataattaaaaaagctgCGCAAGCTGCATCAGACATTAATCCTATATTGCAACGAATATACATTAACCATAAAGCAAAAGCTTTGTCTATgaagaaaaacataaaaactaatttaaaaaagaaaccgAGCAAACCTTGGATCTTTTCACATTTTACTGGATGGAAAAAATTCGCACGACGACTAGACATGCCGCTGCAGCAAAAGAAATCACTACATAAACAAAATATGCCACCAAAAGTCTCTTCTACAAATAATCTAAATACTATAAATTTGTCTCCTGATATggaaatcattaaaattacaacgATTATCGAGGCTGTTCGACAAAAACGACAAAGAAGTACGCAAATACCGGAAGGAACAAGAAATATCCAAACAATAATTGGAAAGAAACGCCCGAAACGTTCATCTTACGCATCGGGTAAAAATTCAATGGCAACTAAGAACTCACGATTTTCTCGAGAGAAAAAAGCTTCTACTTCGAATGAGAGATCTGGTTATCCGAAACGCTATTATCGCGAGCAACGAAAAGAGCCTTTTCCAACGAAAAAACACGCAGCTGATCATAATCTTAGAACAGCAAGCAGCGCCACAATACCGAGTACTGTATTTTACAAACGTATTTGGGAATACATTAATGGTACCCGTCCTCATTCCgatatttacaattacaattttttaaaaaatgattccGAAAAAGACAATTCAACATGCGTTGATAAAGATGGAATTTCTTCTTCGCCATCGCGAACAAATGAATTACAAGCGGTAAATCCCAATATTAAACCAGAACGAGAATTTTACAAACGCATCTGGGATTTAATCAACGCAACTCGGACGACATATGGCAACGCAAAATCCCGTTCTAAACGAAATGTGAATATTCCGAAAAATAAGACTCTTGCGGCAACTTCGACTCAATTATGCACGCAAGAGAAAAAAGCCAAGGAAGACGAGCAGATACAAGCGATCAACGAAAAATCGACAGCCAATACCGTGGACACGAcagatttgcaaaaaatatctaaaaacgATCCTTATATATCGGGCTTTTGGAATgttgtaaataaaactaaatggAAACCTGAGACTGCGATTTCGACAGCAAATgtagtaaaaatcaataatgacTCGATCTCGTTGTCACGTGCGAGCACCACGAGCGCGTCCGAAGTGgacgatttaaataaattccctGAGAAAATTGAAAGTAAAATCGATCATTCGTCTTCAAATAATTTGACGAAATATGTTAACAAAGTGCGCGATAAATCACAAGAAATCACTGAGCCACCACCGCCGTATTTCGCTCGGCAAGAAAATTCCACTGCTTCATCAAACGAGTATACCGATGATAATGCCTCGCAAAAGGAAGTTCAAACAAGACACGCAGAAAATTATTCGACAGACACAACTCCGGCTTACGATCCTTCAAACATACCTTATGTAGAGGTGCCAGATTATTCCGATCAACGGGAGGAAAGTTTAGATAAAAGCGACCAGAATTCGACtgcagaaaataaagaatacgaTGATAATGATTATGTTGATCTTGAACAGAAACCTCCAAAGTCTGCTgagattaaaatacaaaataccgAAAATGACGAGTCAGAGATCTCAGTGAATTCAGACATCTCGCATTCACGTTGCACAGAAAATGAGGATTCTGCCGAGTGCACTggtaatgttgaaaatattaaattgcacaaTAACACCGAGGACGACACGAGCGATAACGTGGAACATTTCGCAGAAGAAGATTCTGCAGAACTTGCATTATCCGAGGAGCGCGAAAACTCTACCGCGGATTTCGttcattttaatgtaaatgaaTATAAACAACCATTTAATCTCGATGATTTTATTAACGATAATCctatatataaaagcatacAAGCTgcatttgagaaagaaaacacAAAATATGAGAGTAAGAAAAATGCCGATTATTCTGAGGAATCTGAAGAGTTCGAACCGTATGCTACGTATCCAAAAGAATCCTACGATTATTCCGTGAAAAATGAAGATTACGACGATAACTACGGAACTGCGTTTGATGGCAAAAATAAAGCGAAAAAGAAGTCCGACGTTTATGCGAAGGAGGAAGCAAAAGACAGTGAAGTAATCAGCGAGGATCACTATTCTGACGATAAAGATTTTCTTAAGCATATTTTCGGAAAGAACAATGATAAAGAATCGTCTGATATGGTCGATACGGAAAAAGAATTCTTATCTCGTTACTTTACAGAAGATGTTTTGCGTCAATTAAGGGAGAATTCAACGGCCGAAGAAGACAGACAAAGAGAAGAATCAAAGAACAGAGAAGAGATTCATAATACGTTATCAAGAATCTTGGACAAGAAAGATCGTTTTTCCAGATTAGACGAGAATCTCGACAAAATGATCAAAGAAGGTCAAACGACGCCaatcagatataaaaatttttggagcTTGAAATATGAATTACCTAAGAAAAATAAGGCCAAAGAAGAATCGGAAGCTTaagacataaattatattaaattatgtatcatgttatattgtattaattttatatgcttgTTATTATATGTTTGTGTTTTCAGCTTTAGAGAAAATAagcaattaattgtaatattatcatgATATTATcatgttatataattaaattaattattgcgcgacggtatctattttattgttataatattaaatattgttatgacGCACAATTATTACtggaaattaaatatgaacaATACACTCTGTAGCCAATTTGTATTCATTCGAATCGAATTCAAAgctaaaatatagaaataagtagtagatatatttttaaaaaagtaataaaaatattaaaaatttgtatagcATTCATTGATATAAAGTtacgacaaaataaatttaatgtgacaaaaaattaattcataatacATAACATTTCAAATcaagtttgtaaaaaaaatgtacataaaaaaatagtatcttttataaaaaatgtctaCTCCTGttcaaattaattgtaataaaaattaaataaagctttAATCCTTCTGAAAAAAGACTGATTGTAAGTATAAAACTTCACAATAAAttgtaaagatataattacatataattacaaagaggagcaaatatgcatataaaaaaaataaaatatattgtttaacaaTATTTCTAGCTAAAAATTTCTAGTTAACTATACACAACACGGAATTCTTACATAAAAGCGCGCAGGACATTTCAGTGCGTTGAGTGCAGGAAATCGAAGAAACCGAATTAAAGAAAGACAAACAGCGGGAGTTTCCCTAGCGCGAGGGTTGAATCCGGCACTTGCGGATATATAAGACCGGCGAAGTTCGTTCAGTGTCATTCGTCGGCTTTTAACAATTCCAACAACTTCGCCTTCTCAAGCTGCCGTACCAATCAggtaaatatttaagaatcgttttctttaaattgttTCTCTGGAAATGCGCAAATGTCTCTCTGTTTTCGCCACGTagacagtaaaaaaaaaaaaaaaaaaaaaaatagaaaatgcaTGTTTTGCGTTAAAATTTGTTGATCTGTTTTCCGCTAGCCTCTAAAGCGATTCATTGCGTCGTTAGTCGATCGGTTGCGCCAGTCGATCAACATTATTGTTCGTGCAACGTGCGATATCGAACGCGCAATTTGGTCTTGAATCCTTAAGTGCTTCCTGGACGGTGAGAAAAGAAGGGGAGACAGAGCGGAaaaaagacagagagagaaaaagaaagatagagCTCTCGCGACGACAGAACAGATAGCCAAGATATCTACCatccatatttattatgtttatgtgCTCACAATGTGGCCGTTAAGGCGAATGCGGAAGCACACTAAGGAGATTCCGGTTATAAATGactgtatacatatataaaaaagtgacCAGAGGCGCGACGAGGCGCTCCTCTCGCGGGCACGAGGCATGAAGAAAACCTGGCGGGAAACCTTCGGCAGCGATATCGACGACGCATCGTGGCAGACAGCACGGCTGTACACTACTGTTTtcaattacaaagaaataatcgTACCACGCCACCCGATACTACCGCATTCAGGTTTTCGCATGCCGACGGCGCACAGCTTCGTGACTAATAAGACGTATCGCATCGCATACGGTATGTGAGCACATGTGCTTAGTGggctttttgttttttattaatcgagCGAaagagtgagtgagtgagcgagcgagcgagagaaaaggagagcgagagagcgagagagaattGTTAATACACGAGTTATCCCTGAAAGTTCATCGAATTCGACTCCGGCCGTCTCCCTCTCTGTCCTTCATTTCGAATAAATGCTAATTGCAAACTGGAAATATAAAACAGTGTGTGAGTGGCGGAGAGAACATTTTTCGCGCTTTTAGAGTAACTTTTCTCGCGGTATGCAAATGAGCTTTAATCCACGGTTGCTACACGGATAGAAAATTCCTTGATTTCCGCCAAAAGCTGAAAGAATAAACTCACTTCCTTtaacttttgcaaattaaaatcttaatcATTAACTgcaacaagtaaaaaaataatagtaaataaaataaatatgttaaatattaataaggaTGAGTCATGTAATCCTTTTAAAAACTATGCTCTTGAAAGATTAAAGATATCTTTCTTGTCTAACATATGTTCTCTAATGTCAGATGTCTATCTCTTCTTTGCCATTATAGAAACTACAACCATTACAACTGTAAttcaataatacataatttaaatcgTTAACCAAAGACCTATTTAGATCATAGATTAGCATTCAAATGACTTAAGAACAGCTCTCTTGCAGAATTTATAATGTAGTTTTAATTTCACGTCATACTATGTTGTAAGATATAGCTATATATAAGCTTACTTTCTATTCTATCATCTATATGTAGTTAtcattactattttttatatttttgtaatgttttgtaattattacgcaAACGTTTGcgtaattattatgcaaactTCAATCATGATCAACACAttacgtaaatttatattcaaaatataaataatttaatcgaaGCAATATGTAGAGATAAATATAAGtgtatttagatatattttcaacTAAAAGATTAATGTTTCTATTTCAGTCATGAACTTGCCAAACCGAATTATCATACTACTCGCTATTATTTTCGCCGTTCTCTGCTTCACGACATCCACGACTGATGCCGAGCGAAATATTGGTAagtataaatttctatattataataacgtaattaatctaaaattttaatatagaatttatatattactttaattcGTATGGATCGGTTTTGTACAGGTGTTTGCATGCGAAATTGCGCgcaatgcaaaaaaatgtttggcCCTTTTTTCATCGGCACCAAGTGCGCAGATTTCTGTGTGAAATACAAGGGTAAGCTCATTCCGGACTGTGAAGATGAGTTCTCGATTCGTCCCTTCCTTCAAACGCCCGAGAACGATTATTAATCCTCACAGAATCTATCGAAGCTTTTCGGCTCTCTCTTTCGCATCATAATGTTAATCACACGCGATTGTGCAtagtagaaaaatatgaattacaaatgtaaattatttttgccatgcgttagaatttttatagataGTTATAATAAGTAGTAATGTGTGTGCAGATTTTCActatttcgtaattttttatatctttaagaaaaagattataactaaatataatttagatttataaaaatttcaataaattctaaaacaaAAGTCTTTGACTCTTTTGCATTATCAATCTGTAAATTACTTGCAATgtgataaacaaaataattgtaaaaaaaatatcaattaactaattttgaatatttgattaattaattttaaattgttagtatatatatatttagttaatatataattaattagtatatattgtaagtatttatttagtgtataattataaaatattataatttattttaagtatcatctaaacaaatatattataatttaaaataagaaagcgGATCTGCTTAATAAATCATACgcaatgcaaaaaaatgtataattttttcaaccaAATTTTAGCCATTATACACTACTAGTGACATACTCTACTAAAGACTTAagacattttttactttttcaaattGTCAGCTGATAAAGAAAcacattaaattatcaaataaagcattatttaaaaaaaacttctttattgcttaaaaaaattgtgaaatttatttttgttctacttattaaataaaagttattagcaaataatatttttaatgttaagaatgcaatattaagaataaaatatcaatgaaTGTAGTATCCCAGATAGTTAAATATTAGCAATGTTGGCACAAACagtaaactaaataaaattttaccaaAATTTGCTGTAACTGCTAACATTGCTAACCGTTTGCTTACTGGGATGacaatatcgataataaatatagaataataatatctaacaataataaaaaaaaataatcaattgtatttatagatgcattgcaacaaaaaaacgtaaaatataagaaatcaaTTCTGATCTATTTAGTTGGCGATTAAAATCGCAATAATAACGAAAATTACTTGCAACATTTAACACGTTATTGCAAACTGCTGACATTTTAAGAGATGTCATTATTATACTTCGTAAGCAATATTCTTTTGAATGCTAACAATCGagataaatatgaaaagatttaaatatgacTGCAATGATGTGTTCTGTAACCTCAAATTAAAggttcaaaaaaatattgtgccAAAATGATCAAAGCAACAAACTTTGCAGTAATTACTgcgaaaaaatacaattaaaaatattataaagtagaTACTTATCATTAATCATGCAGCCGCTGCACtctctatatatttaatcaagaAATAACATGATGTGTGCTAACAGAATTTCAGAACAACACTACTAATATATAGAATCTAATTGCCAACAATAACGATTGAACGAGATATTTAAAGCAATACTGCAAGTTTCGACCTTTTACAAGAGATGCTGAAGATAATTTTTCGTGtgcaatgtttttttaaacaatcacGAAAAAAATGGAGCAGTTTGAATGCATCACCGTGGCGCTTCTAGAACTGTTActatttctagaaaaataatattgcacttTTTGAAGTGCCGAAAGCAgcaaatttcataataattaccatagaaaatattcgaaatattatCGTAAATTTCAGAAATAGTTGAAAtagcaaattattataagtacAATTGGCACAGttaattgtagaaaaaagCATATACATACCTGATAATAATCATACACTTGATGCTTTTCCATTGTCTTTCAGACGACAAGATAACTTCATTTGTACGAAGAAATTCGAGCGATGATTTTCGGGCGCACAAACGCGAGTCACTGATACTGAaatcgcaataataataatcacacACAGAAGTGGTACAGCAAATGTTGAACACTTAACGAGAAACAGTTACGATAAATTTTCGTATACAGAGCACTTTTAAACAACAATTATCACGAGAAACGTGAAACGGTTTGAATGCGACTTTCGCGCAGTATTACTACTTTTTGTTTAGAGTTTGCACGCAAAAATCGACAGATGGTGTTTATGTGCTGCGCAAAGCGCTCTCTCCCGGACAAAAAATGATAACACTGTTTCCCGCGTTATCGCGGTATGTTctgaaatgttataatttacagaaaaataatattgcacttTTCGAAGTGCCGAAAGTAGCAagtttcataataaaaatcatagaaaaAACATTcgaattattatcataaatatcataaataatcaaaatagcAAATTATTACAAGTACAATTGACgacaattattatagaaaaaagtatagttCAAAGCCCCGGGAAAGTTCCCGGAAAGTTTGAGAATTTTCCCGAAATTTTTGGGAAATTTCCTCTGAGCCAAGGAAAGTTCCCCGAAATTTTTGAGAACTTTCCTCAGAGGAAACTTCCCGAGAACTTTCCCGAGGCTTCGAactatagaaaaaaaacatgtacATACCTAATAATAATCATTGCACTCATTGCTTTTTTACTGCATTTCGGCAAAAAGATAACCTAATTTATGCGAAGATGATTTGAGATGCACAGATGCAAATCTCCGATACTGGAATCGCAATAATAtcgattatataaatatttagcacTTTGAAATAAACAGACACGATAAATTTTCGCGCATAAtgcttttttaaacaataatcgCGAGAAATACAAAGTTGAATGCGACTTTGCCACAGATTGCCGCGACGTGCACTGTGTCTTCGGTTTGAAATGTAATTGAAATTCTGGAAGTATCCAAACGgttacaataatatacaatagcTAACTTCACATTAATTACcacataaaaatgatattcgaaatattttcatattataaatagttgAAATAGCAAATTGTTATGATAATATAACTGGCTCAATTAATTGTAGAATAAAAGACACATATATACCttgtaataattatgcatTCGCTGCTCTTTTGATGTATTTCGGCAAGACCTAATATAACCTGATTTATGCGACGATCGATGTCGTTAGCATATAGAAGTGAATTGTCGATACTAAAATCACAATAACGATTATATCCGATATGTAATACGTTACTACAAATTTCCGACATTTTACAAGAGATATTTGCAACAACTTTTTGCATACGATATCGTTTTTTGGCGATAAAAGTCGCGACAAGCACGGAATAGCTTCTATGTATTTCTGCCATTGCTCCCCGTGGCGCGTTTTATGATTAACTTCAGTTTGAaacataaaaagttaaaattataaattaatcatattaGTAACTgtaattagttaattagtaaaaataatacttgagatatatattgtaataaatattacaaatagttaaaatagagtaaattaatttatttaatataatctgcaatattaaaaatattaaaatcttatttaaatgcacaggaaataaaataaaaaatcttgtttattatttattatttattaattctaaatatttaaataaactatgtaatattttgaacacatttttttgaatatttgaaacaatattaaacataaaacacCAAAACACCtaagaaatgtatataaaaatccaATCTTCAATGTATGCAAACAATACATCTTCTGATGTGTATAAttctattgatttttattattgtaaatatatatatataaatataaaagtgcaTTTCTTCCACAAAATGGCTTATTGTCAAGCTATCTATCTATTATTCTGGTGTAGGTGGAGTTACATAACATTCTGGAATTGTTGATAGAGATTGCTTCAATTCCAACTGCTGCAcctaataataacaaaatatataaataatttatttgaatttatcttctagattattatttaaattcttacaCGTTGTCGCAGGGCCTTTTCATTGATGGCTGCTCGTGTCATTAACTGTTTTACTTTCTCTAGAAGTTTGGATTTATGAATTAACtgttgttttaatatttggaaatCTCCATTGTCATCTTCTTTATGAGCTTGCTCTAATACAACTATTCTCTGCTCAGCCAATTGTAAATCCGATTCCAAACTTATCACACGCTTCTGAGACTCTTCATATTGTCTAAGTAAAATGTCTCCTTCAATGACATTTGTTTTtctctatattaaaaaagtgatatataatgtatatataataacgcatgataagaaaaatatatataacatcaaagaaaaaattaatttacttgattgactataaagttatttttcttagAATTCAATTTCAGTCGTTTATTCTCTGCCTGAAGTTTCTCGATAATCCGCttcaatgtaaatattgttttctccATTTCAAAGGTAGATTTTTTAGTGCTTGATTCTGGTAATTCTTTATCTGATGATCTAGGAGTAGAATCAGAAGATTTTTctgcttttaataattttatgtatctgtaataataatataaaattatattatatttttaatactattatctATATActaattcttataatatataaaaatatgtattgtaaaCGTACTTTTCTAGatgttcaattt from Linepithema humile isolate Giens D197 chromosome 2, Lhum_UNIL_v1.0, whole genome shotgun sequence encodes:
- the LOC105673926 gene encoding uncharacterized protein — its product is MRSAIIGLLLLLVTVHCNGGLQYQPLDSYVNGEECALILDGHGRTSVYDYTYNLLRGSFPTTGGTQTCITYDAVNHAYIEARKRINVAQPKSEMWRPEDLATIGELLLDITANLAQTYELTYDEVDKSLPLIDTSKTLIRDVCPAFLSNVECRAGKYRRYDGLCTNLHNPTWGATLSPFTRLITPRFADGLSAPRISVTGRDLPLSRIVSRTMHPDEGYHDHAGTVMVIAWGQFMDHDYTLTATPLDPLNRNDPEECCSRPPHLKNPYCNEILIPEDDYFYRLFNVQCMDFVRAFPAVRPGCRLGSRVPFNLLTGVLDGNTVYGITETFARKLRMNYGGLLRMNPVFSEYGLKDLLPLKLDIPDEGCTRPNRSMYCFEAGEIRVNEQLVLTCMHTLMAREHNRLAKALAVVNPHWDDEILFQEARRIVIAEIQHITYNEFLPILLGKDVMEKFGLLLEKENYWNGYDSSINPGVIDAFAAAAFRFGHSLLPTAVERWSKAHKFIASKRLSDLIRRPYDLYRAGVFDEYFMGLMNQVAQAMDDSITQEVTNHLFKKVGAKFGMDLVSFNMQRGREFGIPSYMEFRKYCGLPEASTFDELFGSMPNETVRRYSTIFEHPADVDLWSGGVSERPLPGSMLGPTFACLIATQFSHSRRGDRFWYELPNQPSSFTPEQLNEIRKTKLARVICDNTDLIDTIQIYPMVLPDHEINPRVPCRSGILPGIDLSKWADFPATSHAAQYDTIIKKAAQAASDINPILQRIYINHKAKALSMKKNIKTNLKKKPSKPWIFSHFTGWKKFARRLDMPLQQKKSLHKQNMPPKVSSTNNLNTINLSPDMEIIKITTIIEAVRQKRQRSTQIPEGTRNIQTIIGKKRPKRSSYASGKNSMATKNSRFSREKKASTSNERSGYPKRYYREQRKEPFPTKKHAADHNLRTASSATIPSTVFYKRIWEYINGTRPHSDIYNYNFLKNDSEKDNSTCVDKDGISSSPSRTNELQAVNPNIKPEREFYKRIWDLINATRTTYGNAKSRSKRNVNIPKNKTLAATSTQLCTQEKKAKEDEQIQAINEKSTANTVDTTDLQKISKNDPYISGFWNVVNKTKWKPETAISTANVVKINNDSISLSRASTTSASEVDDLNKFPEKIESKIDHSSSNNLTKYVNKVRDKSQEITEPPPPYFARQENSTASSNEYTDDNASQKEVQTRHAENYSTDTTPAYDPSNIPYVEVPDYSDQREESLDKSDQNSTAENKEYDDNDYVDLEQKPPKSAEIKIQNTENDESEISVNSDISHSRCTENEDSAECTGNVENIKLHNNTEDDTSDNVEHFAEEDSAELALSEERENSTADFVHFNVNEYKQPFNLDDFINDNPIYKSIQAAFEKENTKYESKKNADYSEESEEFEPYATYPKESYDYSVKNEDYDDNYGTAFDGKNKAKKKSDVYAKEEAKDSEVISEDHYSDDKDFLKHIFGKNNDKESSDMVDTEKEFLSRYFTEDVLRQLRENSTAEEDRQREESKNREEIHNTLSRILDKKDRFSRLDENLDKMIKEGQTTPIRYKNFWSLKYELPKKNKAKEESEA
- the Eh gene encoding uncharacterized protein Eh, coding for MKKTWRETFGSDIDDASWQTARLYTTVFNYKEIIVPRHPILPHSGFRMPTAHSFVTNKTYRIAYVMNLPNRIIILLAIIFAVLCFTTSTTDAERNIGVCMRNCAQCKKMFGPFFIGTKCADFCVKYKGKLIPDCEDEFSIRPFLQTPENDY